One region of Fragaria vesca subsp. vesca linkage group LG4, FraVesHawaii_1.0, whole genome shotgun sequence genomic DNA includes:
- the LOC101314454 gene encoding oxidation resistance protein 1-like, translated as MSTFKDKVSERLSRMFADPPSSASSVVDDEIPQARSYSKGGKSLSSYFSYIIPSAGVAGSRSYKCELSVPLSNVNFDSKDETLDTYEDCHSSGENGVTENDRENDDDHASIGSTSGSEVFEEATLQSSSEKQLAYLMDDSVFISSDLHEFLLSSLPNIVKGCQWALLYSTAKHGISLRTLIRKSAEVSGPCLLIAGDMQGAVFGGLLEAPLKPTAKRKYQGTNQAFVFTTIYGEPRLFRPTGANRYYFMCLNDLLAFGGGGNFAICLDGDLLSGTSGPCETFGNLCLAHKPDFELKNVELWGFTHASRYLS; from the exons ATGTCCACATTCAAAGACAAAGTTTCCGAGAGGCTCTCTCGTATGTTTGCCGATCCACCCAGCTCAGCCTCTTCTGTTGTTGACGATGAAATTCCCCAG GCCAGGTCATATTCGAAAGGGGGTAAATCACTGTCTTCGTACTTTTCCTACATTATCCCATCTGCAGGCGTTGCTGGATCTAGATCATACAAGTGCGAGCTATCAGTTCCGCTTAGTAATGTCAACTTTGACTCCAAAGATGAAACCTTAGATACATATGAAGACTGTCATTCATCTGGCGAGAACGGGGTAACTGAAAATGATCGAGAAAATGATGATGACCATGCTTCTATTGGGAGCACAAGTGGGTCTGAAGTGTTTGAAGAAGCAACTTTACAGTCAAGTTCAGAAAAGCAGTTGGCATATCTCATGGATGACTCTGTCTTTATCTCCTCAGACTTGCATGAATTCTTGCTTTCTTCTCTTCCTAATATAGTGAAAGGGTGCCAATGGGCACTGCTATACAG TACGGCAAAACATGGTATATCCCTCCGCACACTAATTCGCAAGAGTGCTGAAGTTTCTGGTCCATGTCTGCTG ATTGCTGGAGATATGCAAGGTGCTGTATTTGGTGGACTCCTGGAGGCCCCCTTGAAACCAACTGCAAAGAGAAAATATCAA GGAACAAACCAGGCATTTGTTTTCACTACCATATATGGTGAACCAAGGCTATTTAGACCAACTG GAGCCAATCGATACTATTTCATGTGTTTGAATGATCTGCTAGCTTTTGGCGGTGGTGGTAACTTTGCTATATGCTTAGATGGAGATCT GTTAAGCGGAACGAGCGGACCTTGTGAAACATTTGGGAACTTGTGCTTGGCTCATAAACCAGACTTTGAATTGAAGAATGTTGAG CTTTGGGGCTTTACACATGCATCACGGTATCTGTCTTGA
- the LOC101314740 gene encoding uncharacterized protein LOC101314740 → MWRRRPGLRAVRNLRQLSTAIRRRITDEGNWSYASEWWGTESDGRVVLRSTSEKGNGVVSVAAFPASKPSKLHWAETERWLEKRYKEIDESHDYNEKFRVVGYEWRCLRFNDDTRQSTVKVLAAFRQSEPACFALMQQPHCLAVPYLKSMLSVGLASIACCDYNLKKVANGKDTMRVLCIGHGGGSLPLFLASKLQGAMVDIVEIDPVVISASVQAMGFPAYSVMNPSGERAVSKPDIMDEVMWKGIHERLFLYESDAEDFILKTNNVYDMIFIDAYDGEDIFPRKLWDTDSPFMKALSSRLHPDHGTVVVNLHSDCEVLNHDGSVPSILEQVLPMGKYVSQVCQAYKNVVVGSRDSGLGFTVSVPWICNMSMVVCRGFGINSGYTNRDVMLHTLMSKSFEVENILNLPFSCLQYVKRGFRLFD, encoded by the exons ATGTGGCGCAGAAGACCTGGACTCCGCGCCGTTCGGAACCTCCGGCAGCTCTCAACAGCAATACGCCGCCGTATCACTGACGAGGGCAACTGGTCCTACGCCTCCGAATGGTGGGGCACCGAATCCGACGGCCGCGTCGTCCTCCGCTCCACATCCGAAAAGGGAAACGGCGTCGTCTCCGTCGCCGCTTTCCCCGCCTCTAAACCCAGCAAGCTTCACTGGGCAGAGACCGAGAGATGGCTAGAGAAGAGGTACAAAGAGATAGACGAATCCCATGATTACAATGAGAAGTTCAGAGTTGTTGGATATGAATGGCGCTGTCTTCGTTTTAACGACGACACTCGCCAGAGCACTGTCAAGGTCTTGGCCGCTTTCCGGCAATCGGAGCCGGCGTGTTTTGCTCTTATGCAGCAACCTCATTGCCTCGCTGTTCCAT ATCTTAAGAGTATGTTATCAGTTGGGTTGGCTAGTATAGCTTGTTGTGATTACAATCTGAAGAAGGTGGCGAATGGGAAGGATACGATGCGGGTTTTATGCATCGGCCATGGTGGAGGGAGCTTGCCATTGTTTTTGGCTAGTAAACTTCAAG GTGCTATGGTTGATATAGTTGAAATTGATCCTGTTGTGATCTCAGCCTCGGTTCAAGCTATGGGGTTTCCTGCTTACTCGGTTATGAATCCGTCAGGCGAGCGTGCTGTTTCAAAACCTGATATTATGGATGAGGTAATGTGGAAAGGCATCCATGAGAGGCTGTTTCTCTATGAATCAGATGCTGAGGATTTCATTCTCAAAACTAACAATGTGTATGATATGATCTTCATTGATGCTTATGACGGCGAAGACATATTCCCTCGCAAGTTGTGGGACACAGATTCACCGTTTATGAAAGCTTTAAGCAGTCGGCTTCACCCCGATCATGGAACGGTTGTGGTGAACCTTCATTCAGATTGTGAGGTTTTGAATCATGATGGCTCTGTTCCTTCCATTCTTGAGCAAGTTTTGCCGATGGGAAAGTATGTCTCCCAGGTTTGCCAAGCATACAAAAATGTGGTAGTGGGCAGTCGAGATTCTGGTTTGGGGTTTACTGTTTCGGTTCCTTGGATCTGCAATATGTCTATGGTTGTTTGCAGAGGTTTTGGGATTAACAGTGGGTACACAAACAGGGATGTGATGTTGCATACCCTCATGTCCAAATCATTTGAAGTTGAAAATATTCTCAACTTACCATTCTCATGTTTGCAATATGTAAAGAGAGGTTTTAGACTTTTTGATTAA